Proteins found in one Nitrosopumilus maritimus SCM1 genomic segment:
- a CDS encoding beta strand repeat-containing protein, with translation MKWEIPLLVSFVFLLGIFSSFPVVDSNFTIDENGLKHYVLTPEKNISSFDVVATSLSKYNREVDFDEQDPYFVFFLFVLLLVLLYRSNFVLQVKQSVLKTFASDYINLFLKNNFAQTLFSENKINLKEIFVILSSSNTKLQNNSTVLYRNCSNVLINSKKFFVSKKIIVVLLLFVVLIVPVYNHAYAASGDITKSLVDSFEFDNQAGSYPDIIQIDSNTFAISYQGQGSGVLSGYIQTFDIDSLGNISSLNTLQFDPDAIVYTELVAVDSDTFAIVYRSTDADGFIHTVDITGAGVITNGTNYEFDTTAGTDPQIVAVDSDTFAVVNQGGGADGWLRTLNISSDGLTISEEDSFEFDTNEGRDNDIIQVDSDTFLIVYRGVEADGFAKTINISTDGTINSVEDTLEFEPTFDAYHNAIAQVDSDTFVVAYRDIDSDGRLATLDVTSSGSITLVETYEYDTNTAQHPDIKRLDDKSFVIAYQGAGSDGFIKTIPITASGNIGTVTDTYEFDTGNGRFPSIISIDGNTVAIASRGGGNDGFLDTIFIDVELAGTDTPSFVEVDDSSKTAIIMASSTPVVVSEGLNSINPELFPASTVNPTHGFEMGIYASSTPIPAHEVTISTIKTNDTFEFDTADAETPDLVQVDTDTFAVVYKGTDNDGFIKTVDITSTGTITDTGNSLEFDTADGWTPNIVPVDTDTFAVVYNGTDSDGFVKTLNISGVGAITDTGNSLEFDIADGLYPDIVAVDSDTFAIVYTGTDTDGFIKTLNISGVGAITDTGNSLEFDTGTGIFPDILAVDSDTFVISYTGNGNDGFVKTVDITGAGVISSVIDTLEFDTSTAYETSLVKIDDDTFAVAYRGPGSDGFVKTFDIDSSGNINNSITDSLEFDTGNGREPDMVSLGSGNYGIAYRGNSNDGFFVIVTIDDAGNIGNSVVESLEYNTSNGYFPSLIGVDLNTFAIAHRGNAEDGFITTIDTSNELAFSDSDTLDVVESVDLIKKYAIFGTSAPIFEHSVITTGNSIIDDANSTPLVVSSAITLKGYFLNANSTPNVSDSGNTVAQYTRTASDILDVAEQNTEFKNYTISNSTTPDIVSSGIISFSLSANSTPLLTSNATSSADISSNSTPLLSSNATTVAMFVLDPSTIPSVSSTATVAFTLSANSTPLLTSNATSSADISSNSTPVLSSNATSTVMRILNATSIPSLFSNATSSADISSNSTPVLSSNATSTVMRILNATSIPSLFSNATSSADISSNSTPVLSSNATSTVMRILNATSIPSLFSNATSSADISSNSTPVLSSNATSTVMRILNATSIPSLFSNATSSADISSNSTPVLSSNATSTVMRILNATSIPSLFSNATSSADISSNSTPVLSSNATSTVMRILNATSIPSLFSNATSSADISSNSTPVLSSNATSTVMRILNATSIPSLFSNATSSADISGSSTPFLSSNATSTVMRILNATSIPSLFSNATSSADISSNSTPVLSSNATSTVMRILNATSIPSLFSNATSSADISGSSTPFLSSNATVSLSGSSTPFLSSNATSTGMFDISSNSTPFLSSNATVSLSGSSTPFLSSNATSTVMRILNATSEPVISSNATTVAMFNLNATSIPSLFGNATVSLSGSSTPVLSSNATYGTLVASANTTPFLSSNATVSLSGSSTPFLSSNATSTVMHILSANSSPVVSSNAITTGMFNISANSTPVLSSNATSTVMRILNATSEPVLSDDAQITGMFNISANSTPVLSSNATSTVMRILNATSEPVLSDDAQITGMFNISANSTPVLSSNATSTVMRILNATSEPVLSDDAQITGMFNISANSTPVLSSNATSTVMRILNATSEPVLSDDAQITGMFNISANSTPVLSDNAQVTGMFTINANSTPVLSDNAQVTGMFTINANSTPVLSDNAQVTGMFTINANSTPVLSDNAQVTGMFTINANSTPVLSDNATSDTVFALLTSDAPSLTESIDQIERYAINAIDVPVISESVGKPKHSKLLATSTPRITEFGLIAGHYTLETTSIPEISHSGNIPPRITSANVTSTTQIDIAFERNIDRKSVKPANFVLTDPSATIKGVKTTNNVITLRLDSAITSGQTPTIAIAGNAVKDTDGNTVDSVTVTSVDKVPPKVKKAYATTKSSIVIIFDKNVTSQLSDYSSLQIPTGTSKTISGHTASDNVVTLTVNSADITARAHGTITISSGLTDTNGNSFNTNHNPVSVISNIEEAPVELDEDFTDLVITTEEIEIKEILVKTNVKAKLDLSKSPTKTTVTENSVTKNRVQITNEMKITSSDGTDEEVQIVIPKDVLVSGPQDKFTGSIDLPEPKTNNSCPINPDGSQIVSCIAIGLSDDELTFNKAVKITIPGEGSLTPYYSTDNTTWNAISTLCDAANTAEVNGVSISSDGTRECYFVDGSDMIIWTTHFTVFGTLSSTSTSSSSGGGSSGDNSAPSITTSIGPSITDSGLGGIIGNTDQPLVPGAEIKNYPLVFDGIGYDENSFNSVHTAVIETEQPLNVILSLYENSGAQNIEHVEMYVNHFGPRVLNDRTETAIIYDKFTGIEILDPYGLISDATVLPTLLDTQSQFYFQVFFEEEIEQSDVLFRVWDKNRNSVELHLSDALMVVKGESSSEERNVTESGIVSPTDPSESEIVSPADPSESEIVSPADPSESEIISTELPPESEKIKIPSEPELGTYVGIPMDPEPGIDVNLQMDPEPGIDVNLQMDPEPGIDVNLQMDPEPGIDVNKPKSLLDSISEFFEVLTKLLKF, from the coding sequence ATGAAATGGGAGATACCTCTACTGGTAAGTTTCGTATTTTTGCTCGGAATTTTTTCGTCATTTCCCGTCGTTGATAGTAATTTTACAATTGATGAAAATGGTTTGAAACATTATGTTCTAACTCCTGAAAAAAATATTTCATCATTTGATGTTGTTGCAACGTCTCTTTCTAAATACAATCGTGAAGTTGATTTTGATGAACAAGATCCGTATTTTGTTTTCTTTTTGTTCGTGTTATTGTTAGTTTTACTGTATCGTAGCAATTTCGTTTTGCAAGTAAAACAATCTGTACTAAAAACCTTTGCATCTGATTACATCAATTTGTTTTTGAAAAATAATTTTGCACAAACATTATTTTCAGAGAACAAAATTAATCTAAAAGAAATTTTTGTTATTTTATCTTCATCAAATACAAAATTACAAAACAATTCAACTGTTTTGTATCGAAATTGTTCTAATGTATTAATAAATTCCAAGAAATTCTTTGTTTCTAAAAAAATTATCGTTGTTTTGTTGTTGTTTGTTGTTTTAATTGTTCCAGTTTATAATCATGCATATGCAGCCTCTGGTGATATTACAAAATCTCTTGTTGATTCATTTGAGTTTGATAATCAAGCAGGTTCATACCCTGATATTATTCAAATAGATTCTAATACATTTGCAATATCTTATCAGGGACAAGGATCTGGTGTTCTTTCTGGATACATTCAAACTTTTGATATTGATAGTCTAGGAAACATTTCATCACTAAACACATTACAATTTGATCCTGATGCAATTGTATACACTGAATTAGTTGCAGTAGATTCAGATACGTTTGCAATTGTTTACAGAAGTACTGATGCTGATGGTTTTATTCATACAGTAGACATTACTGGAGCTGGTGTAATTACAAACGGAACAAATTATGAATTCGATACTACTGCAGGTACTGATCCTCAAATAGTTGCAGTAGATTCAGATACATTTGCAGTTGTGAATCAAGGTGGTGGTGCTGATGGTTGGTTGCGAACACTAAACATATCTTCAGATGGACTAACCATTTCAGAAGAAGATAGTTTTGAATTTGATACAAATGAAGGTAGAGACAATGACATTATACAGGTAGATTCAGACACATTTTTGATTGTGTATAGGGGTGTTGAAGCTGACGGATTTGCAAAAACAATCAACATTTCAACTGATGGTACGATTAATTCTGTAGAAGACACATTAGAGTTTGAGCCTACCTTTGATGCATATCATAATGCTATTGCCCAGGTAGATTCAGACACATTTGTAGTTGCATATAGAGACATTGACAGTGATGGTCGACTAGCCACGCTTGATGTTACTAGTTCAGGCTCTATTACTCTAGTTGAGACATATGAATACGACACGAACACTGCACAACATCCTGACATCAAGAGATTAGATGACAAATCATTTGTGATTGCATATCAGGGAGCAGGAAGTGATGGATTTATCAAAACAATTCCTATCACTGCCTCCGGTAATATCGGAACCGTAACTGATACCTATGAATTTGATACTGGAAACGGTCGTTTCCCATCAATAATCAGTATAGATGGAAATACAGTAGCAATTGCTAGCCGTGGTGGAGGAAATGATGGTTTCTTGGATACCATATTTATCGATGTTGAACTTGCAGGCACAGATACTCCTTCTTTTGTAGAGGTTGATGATTCATCAAAAACTGCCATAATTATGGCTAGTTCTACGCCTGTAGTCGTCAGTGAGGGTCTAAATTCTATAAATCCGGAGTTATTCCCTGCATCCACCGTTAATCCTACACATGGATTTGAAATGGGAATTTATGCCTCATCCACGCCTATTCCTGCCCATGAAGTGACAATTTCTACTATCAAGACCAATGATACCTTTGAATTTGACACTGCCGATGCAGAGACACCTGATTTGGTTCAGGTGGACACAGACACGTTTGCAGTAGTATACAAGGGAACTGATAATGATGGATTCATCAAAACAGTAGATATCACAAGCACAGGCACGATCACTGACACTGGAAACTCCCTAGAATTTGATACTGCAGATGGATGGACACCAAATATTGTGCCTGTAGACACTGATACATTTGCAGTTGTGTATAATGGAACTGACAGTGATGGATTCGTTAAAACCTTAAATATTAGTGGAGTAGGTGCGATCACTGACACTGGAAACTCCCTAGAATTTGATATCGCAGATGGGCTTTATCCTGATATTGTTGCAGTTGATTCAGATACATTTGCGATCGTATATACTGGAACAGATACTGATGGATTCATTAAAACCTTAAATATTAGTGGAGTAGGTGCGATCACTGACACTGGAAACTCCTTAGAATTTGATACTGGAACTGGAATATTTCCTGATATCCTTGCAGTTGATTCAGACACTTTTGTGATTTCTTACACTGGTAACGGAAATGACGGATTTGTAAAAACGGTTGACATTACTGGCGCAGGTGTAATTAGCAGTGTAATTGACACCTTGGAATTTGATACATCCACTGCCTATGAAACATCTCTCGTAAAGATTGATGATGACACATTTGCAGTAGCATACAGAGGTCCAGGCTCTGATGGATTTGTCAAAACATTTGATATTGATAGTTCCGGAAACATCAACAATTCAATCACTGATTCACTTGAGTTTGATACTGGAAACGGCAGAGAGCCTGACATGGTTAGTCTTGGTTCTGGTAATTATGGAATAGCTTATCGTGGTAATAGTAATGATGGATTTTTTGTAATTGTAACAATTGATGATGCAGGAAACATTGGAAACTCTGTTGTTGAATCACTTGAATACAACACATCAAATGGATATTTCCCTAGCTTAATTGGAGTTGATCTTAATACATTTGCAATTGCACATAGAGGAAATGCTGAAGATGGTTTCATTACTACTATTGACACATCAAACGAATTAGCATTTTCTGATTCAGATACTTTGGATGTTGTAGAATCTGTAGATTTAATTAAAAAATATGCAATATTTGGAACTTCTGCTCCTATATTTGAACATTCAGTAATAACAACTGGCAATTCTATAATCGATGATGCAAATTCAACTCCACTAGTAGTTTCTTCTGCTATTACACTAAAAGGATATTTCCTAAATGCAAATTCAACTCCAAATGTTTCTGATTCTGGAAATACTGTTGCACAATATACAAGAACTGCATCTGATATTTTAGATGTTGCAGAACAAAATACTGAATTTAAAAATTATACTATATCAAATTCAACAACACCCGACATTGTAAGTAGTGGAATAATTTCATTTTCTCTTTCAGCAAACTCTACTCCACTTCTAACAAGTAACGCAACATCATCAGCTGACATCTCATCCAACTCTACTCCACTTCTCTCTAGCAATGCCACAACTGTTGCAATGTTCGTACTTGATCCATCAACTATTCCATCTGTATCTAGTACTGCAACTGTTGCATTCACTTTGTCAGCAAACTCTACTCCACTTCTAACAAGTAACGCAACATCATCAGCTGACATCTCATCCAACTCTACTCCTGTACTATCCAGCAACGCAACATCAACTGTCATGAGAATACTCAACGCAACATCCATCCCATCACTATTCAGTAACGCAACATCATCAGCTGACATCTCATCCAACTCTACTCCTGTACTATCCAGCAACGCAACATCAACTGTCATGAGAATACTCAACGCAACATCCATCCCATCACTATTCAGTAACGCAACATCATCAGCTGACATCTCATCCAACTCTACTCCTGTACTATCCAGCAACGCAACATCAACTGTCATGAGAATACTCAACGCAACATCCATCCCATCACTATTCAGTAACGCAACATCATCAGCTGACATCTCATCCAACTCTACTCCTGTACTATCCAGCAACGCAACATCAACTGTCATGAGAATACTCAACGCAACATCCATCCCATCACTATTCAGTAACGCAACATCATCAGCTGACATCTCATCCAACTCTACTCCTGTACTATCCAGCAACGCAACATCAACTGTCATGAGAATACTCAACGCAACATCCATCCCATCACTATTCAGTAACGCAACATCATCAGCTGACATCTCATCCAACTCTACTCCTGTACTATCCAGCAACGCAACATCAACTGTCATGAGAATACTCAACGCAACATCCATCCCATCACTATTCAGTAACGCAACATCATCAGCTGACATCTCATCCAACTCTACTCCTGTACTATCCAGCAACGCAACATCAACTGTCATGAGAATACTCAACGCAACATCCATCCCATCACTATTCAGTAACGCAACATCATCAGCTGACATCTCTGGTTCATCAACACCATTCCTCTCAAGTAACGCAACATCAACTGTCATGAGAATACTCAACGCAACATCCATCCCATCACTATTCAGTAACGCAACATCATCAGCTGACATCTCATCCAACTCTACTCCTGTACTATCCAGCAACGCAACATCAACTGTCATGAGAATACTCAACGCAACATCCATCCCATCACTATTCAGTAACGCAACATCATCAGCTGACATCTCTGGTTCATCAACACCATTCCTCTCAAGTAACGCAACAGTATCACTATCTGGTTCATCAACACCATTCCTCTCAAGTAACGCAACATCAACTGGAATGTTTGACATCTCATCCAACTCTACTCCATTCCTCTCAAGTAACGCAACAGTATCACTATCTGGTTCATCAACACCATTCCTCTCAAGTAACGCAACATCAACTGTCATGAGAATACTCAACGCAACATCTGAACCAGTGATATCAAGTAACGCTACCACTGTTGCAATGTTCAATCTTAACGCAACATCAATTCCATCACTATTTGGTAACGCAACAGTATCGCTATCTGGATCCTCTACTCCTGTACTATCAAGTAACGCAACTTATGGAACACTTGTAGCATCAGCTAACACCACTCCATTCCTCTCAAGTAACGCAACAGTATCACTATCTGGTTCATCAACACCATTCCTCTCAAGTAACGCAACATCAACTGTGATGCACATATTATCTGCAAACTCCAGTCCGGTTGTTTCCAGTAATGCAATTACAACTGGAATGTTTAACATCTCAGCAAACTCTACTCCTGTACTATCAAGTAACGCAACATCAACTGTCATGAGAATACTTAACGCAACATCTGAACCAGTTCTATCTGATGATGCACAGATAACTGGAATGTTTAACATCTCAGCAAACTCTACTCCTGTACTATCAAGTAACGCAACATCAACTGTCATGAGAATACTTAACGCAACATCTGAACCAGTTCTATCTGATGATGCACAGATAACTGGAATGTTTAACATCTCAGCAAACTCTACTCCTGTACTATCAAGCAACGCAACATCAACTGTCATGAGAATACTTAACGCAACATCTGAACCAGTTCTATCTGATGATGCACAGATAACTGGAATGTTTAACATCTCAGCAAACTCTACTCCTGTACTATCAAGCAACGCAACATCAACTGTCATGAGAATACTTAACGCAACATCTGAACCAGTTCTATCTGATGATGCACAGATAACTGGAATGTTTAACATCTCAGCAAACTCCACTCCTGTACTATCTGACAATGCTCAAGTCACTGGAATGTTCACCATCAACGCAAACTCCACTCCTGTACTATCTGACAATGCTCAAGTCACTGGAATGTTCACCATCAACGCAAACTCCACTCCTGTACTATCTGACAATGCTCAAGTCACTGGAATGTTCACCATCAACGCAAACTCCACTCCTGTACTATCTGACAATGCTCAAGTCACTGGAATGTTCACCATCAACGCAAACTCCACTCCTGTACTATCTGACAATGCAACAAGTGATACAGTATTTGCCTTACTAACATCTGATGCCCCAAGTCTTACAGAATCAATTGATCAAATTGAGAGATATGCAATTAATGCAATAGATGTACCTGTTATTTCAGAATCTGTTGGAAAACCAAAACACTCTAAACTATTGGCTACCTCAACACCTAGAATTACAGAATTTGGATTAATCGCAGGACATTATACACTTGAAACAACTTCGATCCCAGAAATATCTCATTCTGGAAATATCCCTCCTAGAATAACATCTGCCAATGTTACATCTACTACTCAAATTGATATTGCTTTTGAACGAAACATAGATCGTAAATCTGTAAAACCTGCTAATTTTGTTTTGACCGATCCATCCGCTACAATAAAGGGTGTAAAAACCACAAACAATGTAATAACTTTAAGACTAGATTCGGCAATCACATCTGGCCAAACCCCAACAATTGCAATTGCTGGTAATGCTGTCAAAGATACGGATGGAAACACTGTAGATAGTGTAACTGTTACTTCGGTTGACAAAGTTCCACCAAAAGTAAAGAAAGCTTATGCTACAACAAAGTCTAGTATAGTGATTATATTTGACAAGAATGTTACTTCACAACTATCTGATTATTCCTCTCTACAAATTCCAACAGGAACTTCCAAGACAATCTCTGGTCATACTGCTTCAGATAATGTGGTGACCTTAACAGTAAATTCTGCAGATATAACTGCACGTGCTCATGGCACTATTACGATTTCATCTGGTCTGACTGACACAAATGGTAATTCATTTAACACTAACCACAATCCTGTATCTGTAATATCCAATATTGAGGAAGCTCCTGTAGAATTAGATGAAGATTTTACAGATTTGGTAATTACAACTGAAGAAATTGAAATTAAAGAAATTCTGGTCAAAACAAATGTCAAGGCAAAACTTGATCTTAGTAAATCTCCAACAAAAACTACCGTAACAGAAAACAGTGTAACTAAGAATAGAGTTCAAATTACAAATGAAATGAAAATCACTTCCTCAGATGGAACTGATGAAGAAGTTCAGATAGTTATTCCAAAAGATGTTTTGGTATCTGGTCCTCAAGATAAATTTACTGGCTCCATAGATTTACCTGAACCAAAGACAAACAATTCATGTCCAATAAACCCTGATGGTAGTCAAATAGTAAGTTGTATTGCTATAGGATTGTCTGATGACGAATTAACTTTCAACAAGGCTGTAAAGATTACAATTCCTGGCGAAGGTTCTTTGACACCTTATTACAGTACTGATAATACTACTTGGAATGCGATATCTACACTTTGTGATGCTGCTAACACTGCAGAAGTCAATGGAGTCTCAATATCTAGTGATGGTACAAGAGAATGTTACTTTGTAGATGGATCTGATATGATAATCTGGACTACTCACTTTACAGTATTTGGTACATTATCCTCTACCTCGACTAGTTCTAGTTCAGGAGGGGGTTCCAGTGGTGATAATTCTGCTCCTTCTATAACTACTAGTATTGGACCTTCTATTACTGATAGTGGTCTTGGAGGAATTATAGGAAATACTGATCAACCATTAGTTCCTGGAGCAGAAATCAAAAACTATCCACTTGTATTTGATGGAATTGGCTATGATGAGAATAGCTTTAATTCTGTTCATACTGCAGTCATTGAAACAGAGCAACCCTTGAATGTAATTTTGAGTC